The sequence below is a genomic window from Candidatus Brocadiia bacterium.
TACTCCGCCGCCTCGCGGACCAGCAGGAACTGCTTATGGGTCAGCTCGACCGACTGCGGCAGCAATAACCGCTGTTTTAGGACGCTGCCGGCCGAGAACTGTTCCATAAACGCCGTATAAAGCAGGCGCTCGTGCAGGGCGTGCTGGTCTATTATGGCCATGCCGTCCGGGACTTCCATTATAATGTAAGAGTTGTGGATTTGTATGAAAGGCAGCCGAGCGGTCCATCGATTCTCTTGCCCGCTGGTCTCTGTGTCCGGATATGAACTAACCGGCTGACCAACATCCTTGCCTCCGAAAAAATCCATCATCGCTTTCATTGTCCCGCTCTGTACTGATTCCTGAGGTATCACGCCGCCCGGCTCTATGGTGTTAATCCCCTCTAAAGGCCGGCCATCATTTGTCTGATGTGTCTGTGTCTCGCCAACCAGTTTGCCCCTGATAGTCGAGATAATCCGGTCGTGTAGCTGCCAGGCGTTGCGGAAACGCACCTCTATCTTGGTCGGGTGGGCGTTAACGTCCACCTGCGACGGGTCGATATCGATAAACAAGACCACGAACGGGTACTGGCCGGACGGTATCAGCGAATAATACGACTGCCCGATAGCCCGGCTGATGACTCGGTCGCGGATGTAACGGCGGTTTACGTAATAGAACTGGTATTTGGAATTAGGCCGGTTATATTCCGGGCGCGACATATACGCCCTGATGCTTAGGCCTTCGGACCGGTATTCGACGTATTCCAGCTGGCCGGCCGTGTCAGTGCCGAAAAACTGCCTGATGCGCTCCATCAAATCATCGGTCGCCGGCAGGTTGATTAACTGCTTATCCTGATGCTTGAGCAAAAAGCGCACCTCCGGGTGCGACAGTGCAAAACGGGTGACCGCGTCGGTGATATGCCCCAGCTCCACGGGCGGGCTTTTGAGGAACCGGCGCCGGGCCGGGGTATTGAAAAATATGTTCTCCACGGTGATGCTTGTGCCGGGCGCGCCGGCTGTCGGCTTGGGTTCGGTCACCTGTCCGCCTGATGCGGTAATCTCGTATGCCTCGGTCCGGTCAGCCGTCCGGGACACCAGCCTGACCTGCCCGATGGCGCCGATGCTGGCCAGCGCCTCGCCCCGAAACCCGAATGTCCGGACGGCAAACAGGTCTTCCTCGGTATCTATCTTGCTGGTCGAATGCTGTTTGAATACCAGCGGCAGGTCGTCCGGCAGGATACCCCGTCCGTCATCGGTGATGCGGATGACCCGCTTGCCGCCCTCTTCGACATAGACCTCGATGGACCGGGCGCCGGCGTCGAGCGAGTTCTCTATCAACTCCTTGACCACCGAGGCCGGGCGCTCGATAACCTCACCAGCCGCTATTTTGTCTGCCAGCAGCTGTGATAATACTTTTATCCTATTTGAATCCATTTTTGTAAGCAGATTAAGCTGATTTATCTGATTTTAATCAAGTATTAATTTAGATTAGTAGACCGCTTATGTCAACCAAATTTCCTACACCCGAATACTTCAAATATAACCACTAAAACTACTGATTTTTAATTTTACCACGAAGACACGAAAGTAAGAAAGCACTAAATTTCGTGTTTTGATAGTTTGGCTGTTAGAACATAGTGAGTTATCAGCCGACTATACCTAGCAGTCCATCGGCTGTTAGCGACAAAGGAGCGTTACAGCCGAGGATACCCAGCAGTAATTCACTAACGTTCAAACTGCTGGAGTATAATTCGCTAACACTCAAACTGCCAGAGTACTGTTTCGAGTTTTCGTGGTATATTAATAAAATAATCAGTGTTCTCAGTGCCCTCAGTGGTTTAATATGGCGGATTTCTTAAACAGTATCAGCCAATACGCTAATGGCGTGGCGGACCTTGACCCGGCCCTTATCAGCCGAACCGAGCAGGTATTCCAATTGCATCATACAGCCCGGGCAGTTGGTGACCACAACATCGGGATTGGATTTGACAATACCGTCCAGCCGGGCTTGGCCGATGCGCCGGGACAGCTCCGGATACTTAAAACCGAACAACCCGCCCCCGCCGCAGCACAGGTCGGCCTCGGATTCACGATAGGCAGTTTCCTTGCGCAGGAACGACCTTATCATCTCCGGCGAATTATTCCAGGTGGAATGGCAAGGCTCGTGGTATAATGTAGAGTTCGGAGCGCTGGGTTTGGAGTAATTAATTCTATTCTCAGCCAGGCAGAATTCCATCACATCCATTATCTCAGGATGGCTCTGTGTCCTCTGAGCCTCCGTAGCTAGTAACAAAGGATACTCCGTTTTAAGCATCCGGCCGCAGGTAGCGCAAGCGGTCAGGACGATGTCAGCGTCCTTAAGCGCTTTGATATTATGTTGGGCCAGCTTCCGGGCGGTCCGGACATCACCCGAAAGCAATGCCGGCAGTCCGCAGCATAACTGGTCCTGCGGAATATAGTAATACACGCCCATCTTATCCAGCACCTTGATGATATCGCCCAGCACTTCAGGGTAGATATAATTTATGGCACATCCGACGAATATAGCCACCTTTGGCTTATTGCCTCTGTGGCTCTGTGGCAAATATGAATCCAGCGCCGGTTTCTTAGCCAGCCGCGGTATCTTGGCAGTCAGCTCGCCCAGCGCCAGAGGCAGGTGCCGGAGCGGCGGACGGGCATACCCTGTAGAGGCAGGCCTCGCGCCTGCCTTATTTCGGGCAACCGCAAGGGTTGCCCCTACAAATTTCCAAATAGGAATAATCCGACTCATTACCCAAATCGACAGGTCATAGAGCCAGCGGTGCGGCAGAATCCAGTTAAACCCGAGCCATACCGGCAGAGGCAGTCCCTTTTGACGGACCGCCCGGGCCCGGCCGGACTTGAAGGCCTTGCCGGTCTCAACCAATGACGGGCAATTATCCTCACAGCGCAGGCACATCAGGCAGGAGTTGATAATCTCACGGGACCGGCTGGAATGGATGGGCAGTTGTTCCTTAAGGAAGGCAATGCGTCCGCGTGCCACCAGGGCTTCATCTTTAAGCGCGGCGAATACCGGGCAGACCGACCGGCACTGGCCGCATTTAGCGCACTGTTCTAAAACTTGAGGGTCTAATCTCATTATTAATTAGCCACGAATAAACTCGAATTAACACTAAATTATTCGTGTTTATTAGTGTGCATTCGTGGTTTCAGCGGGGAATATTTTGCCGGAATTCATTATCCCCTTGGGGTCAAAGAGTGTTTTCAACTGCTTCATCAGCTCTATCTCGGCGGCGCTCAGCTCCAGCGCCAGGAAACGCGACTTGGTCAGCCCGATGCCGTGCTCGCCTGAAAGCGTTCCGCCGCACTTAACGGTCTCGGTAAAGAGTTCGTCCAACGCCTTTTCCAACGATGTTTTGTGTGCCTCGTTAGAGATAAGGAAATTAACGTGCAGGTTGCCGTCGCCCAGATGGCCGAAGGTGGCAATGGGGATTCCGTATTTTGATTCTATGGACTTAATCACGGCCAGGATATGGGTGATTTGGTCACGCGGCACGCAGATGTCCTCACTGGCCTTCTGGGCGGTGATGGAATAAAGCGCCGGAGAAACGGCCTTGCGGATGGCCCAGAGCGATTTGGCTTCTTCCGGGCCGTTTGCCCGGAGCATCTTGCCCGGCCTTGACTGGCTGATTAATTCCTCCAGCGCCTTGGCTTGGCCGGCCAAGTCGTTCGGGTCGCCGTCCAGCTCTATCAAAATCCCGCTCCCAATTTCGGATTTCGGATTTCGGATTTCGGATTTACCAAAATCAATATCTTTAAGATATGCTGTAACCGCCTTGAGCGATGAAGCGTCCATAAACTCTATGGCCCGGGGCAATATCCGTTTGGCCAGCGTATCCAACCCCAGCTTTACGGCCGCCGGTTCATTATCGTAAAATATAAAGAAAGTCGCCTCGGACTGCGGTTTGGGCACCAGCCGCAGGATTATCTGGGTGATGATGCCCAGGGTTCCCTCGGAACCGATAAACAGGCGGGCCAGGTCGTAGCCGGTCGAGCGCTTGAGCGTCTTGCGTCCGGTATGGATGATTTGACCGCTGGGCAGGACAGCTTCCAGCCCAAGCACGTAATCCCTGGTGGTGCCGTATTTGATACAGCGCAGGCCTCCGGCGCCGCAGGCAACATTGCCGCCCAGGGTGCAGAAATCGGCGCTGGCCGGGTCAGGCGGGTAAAACAGGCCGTGCCGGCTGACCGCCTTCTGAAAATCAGCGCAGACCACACCCGGCTCAACCACGGCCGTGAAGTTAACCGGATTAATCTCTATGATACGGTTCATTAAAGACAGGTCTATGACAATCCCGCCCTTGACCGGCACGGCCGAGCCGGTAACGGAACTGGCCGCACCCCGCGGGTAGACCGGGGTAGCGTGCTCCGAGGCAATCTTAAGGACATCGGATATCTCGGCGGCATTAAGCGGCTTAACAACTATGTCCGGCAGATGCTGGAGTTTGGAGGCGTCGTAAGACGCGGCTAACCGGTCCTCAGGCAACCTGGAAATCCGTTCCGCCGAGATTATTTTTCTTAGTTTGTCGTACATATTAATTAGTTTACTTAGGATTATGTATAAATCAAGACATTTAAGAAAGTATACTCTGGCAGTTTGATGGCGTCTTTGGCGCCAGAATTACTGCCAAGTATCCTGGGCTAATAACTCACTGCATTCTAACAGCCCACGGATAATTAAAGTTGAGTTCTGGCCAAATAAATTGACACTTCCGGATAAAATGACTTAATATGATTTAAGGAAAATAAAATCAGGCAAAAGGAAATAGACGCGAACGGGTGTGTTTCCAACCCAAATAATAATGATGGAGGCTAAATATGGGTTTATTTGCGTCAATAATTCATTTACGAGATGTTGAGCAAAACCAGGTAATCAAAGAAATTGATAAGCGTATGAGTGAGTCAGGGTATCGCAGGAGTGAATTATTGTCTATTCCCCAAAGTGGTCCTTCCACACTCCCCGACCACAAAAAATGGATGAACGATGGCAAGTACTACTTAGTTTCGCCTAAACAAGGTAATTGGGTAACCATTATTGAGTCGCCACTTGTAACTACCGAACCATATGGAAGCGGCCTTGCCAACATGTTAAGCAAAACATTATCCACATACTCATTAGCGTTAAGTGTCCACGATAGTGATATCTTCTTCTACAATTTAGATTATAAGGGAGTCCCCAAAGACGGGTATAACAGTTATCCTCAGTACTTTGAGGATGCGCGACTCAGTAATGCTAAGGTAAAAGAACAAAGGCATACGCCGGAAGAGTTTCAACCAATTTTACCTCAAGGCGTAACAATGGAGCAATTAAAAAACATTTTAAATGCCGGCTGGTGGAATGAATTTGATACGGGTTCTTTAGGTAATGATGGCGCAGTCACCGGAAATGATGAGTATTTTGGTTCAGAGGAAAATAGAATGACCGATTTTGGCACCTTACTACAATTAGGTGGCAAAGTGACTAAATATCCATATGCGTTTTGGGATGGGTCGGAAGATATTCTATGGAAGGAATTCAAGGCTATTAGATACTTAAAACAGAAAAATAGCTGTATGATATTTTTCGATAATGAAATCCAGGAGAACTCAACTTATGCACAAAGGTTTTTTTCCTTATGCATTGATTTCAGCACATTTTTATTATTAGCATTAATTTGTACACTAGCGCCTGAGCCATACGATACAATTTCCGCATTTACCTTGATTGTATGGTATATTGTATGGCATAAAATATTCCGAAAAACAGGACAAACCATTGGAACAAAGTTAATGAGAATAAGAGTTGTTCCGATGTATGGGTCTAAATTATCTTTTATAGCCCCGTTTTACCGAATATTTTTAAGCGCTCCTCAATTTGCTCTTTTTGCGGCATACGAAAACATAGACCGGCATGAAGACCAATCTATCCTTGATAAGGTATCGCATACATATACAATTAAACTAAAAAATAAAATCGTTAGCAAAGGGACCGTTTCTACCGGCGGAGATGCTGCAACCCAGGGACAAAAAATCTTTACAGGCAGAAATAAATACCGCCAAGCGAGCATTCAACGACTGAGCAAGTTTGGTATCAAAATTCCCGGACACCTACCTTTAATCGAGAATAATTCGGAGTTGAATCCTAGAAGTAAGGATGAGGTAATAGGCAAAATATGCGCCTTTGGATATGTCATTGGCATGGGGTACACTGATAAAACAGATGATTTGATTGCCAGTATAGATAAATACAAACTTTGGCCATATGTCAGTCAGTTCCAGGCCAAGTGCCTTAAAAATCCGGGTAGTATAACAAAACAGGACAAGACAAATTTTATGTGGCTGGCCGAGTGCGTTTATGCATTTGCTTGGTGTCTGAAGATTGTTGAACTGGATTGCACTAAAACCTGCCCTGATAATCTGGCTGATTTAACCGTTCCAGGCCATACGCCGGATGAATTCATGAAGAACAAGGAAATGAGGAGCCTTGAAGAAATACAACAAGAAGCGGATTTTCATTACTGCTTACATTGGTATGAGCAACAATGCCGTATAGATGGCAAAAAGGGGTTAGTTGGAGAAGGGGTAATCTGGGAAAGAAGAAGAGCATTGGATTGGACGATTGGCGTTTCTAACGACTGGGATGATATGCCAAGCGATACCTAAGAGCCCTTGGGGACAGTCCCGCATTCGAGAGCCCTTGGGGACAGTCCCGCATTCGGCAAGAGCCCTTGGGGACAGTCCCGCATTCGGCAAACGCTGTTTTTATAGCCATTCCAAGGCGTTATTTTCTAAAAATAACCCTCTTTTAGCCTTGGAGAGTATTATATAGGAGCTGTGTTAGTCAACACCGGAGCTATGTGATATAACATAAGAGCTGTGTGATATAACATAAGAGCTGTGTGATATAACATAAGAGCTGTGTGATATAACATAAGAGCAATATGACATCATATTGCTCTTGGGGCCCGGATAAACCAAGTAATTAAGCCCATTTAAGAGCATCATTTTCTCAAACCCGCCCTATTCCACCTCAAAAACGAATATAACGCACTTCCAGCCAGGGGGGGGTATCCCCCCCATACTATACCCCCTCCCCCCGGATACTACATACCTTGTGAGGTGGTTATATATACCTTGTGAGGTGGTTATATATACCTTGTGAGGTGGTTATATATACCTTGTGAGGTGGTTATACATACCTTGTAAGGTGGTTATATATACCTTGCATCTTACCTACCCCCTATTTATGACCCGGACCATCTCGTTATGTATCAATCCGTTGGAGGCAAGAATCTCTCTCTTGCCAAACAACCGGAACGGCCCGCCCTTGAAGTCGCTGACCTTGCCGCCGGCCTCCTGCGCGATAAGCGCTCCGGCCGCCGTATCCCAGGGCTTTAATTCCCGTTCCCAGAACCCGTCCAGCCGACCCATAGCTAAATAGCATAAATCCAAAGCGGCCGCCCCAGCCCGGCGCACCGCCTGGGCCGTCAGGCAGAAGCGTTGGAAGTTCCTAAAGTTATCACCAGGCTTCTGTCTTATAATGTAAGGAAACCCGGTGCAGAGCATGCCGCTGGTCAGGCGTTTGACCTTTGATACCTTTATTCTTCCATCATTAAGCCACGCGCCCTTTCCTTTGACGGCTGAGAATAACTCGTCCAGGGCCGGACTATAGACCGCGCCGATAAGCGGCGTCTGGCCTTGCACCAGGGCTATGGACACGCAATAGAACGGGAATGAGTGCGAGAAGTTTGTAGTGCCGTCCAAAGGGTCGATGACCCAACATAATGATGAATTATGAGTTATAAATTCTGAATTATAACGCCTTATCGAACCAGCGTCTTCTTCGGACAAGATTTGGTGCTGTGGAAAGCGCTTGCGGATGGCGCTGATAATCAGCTTCTCGGAGAGCTTGTCGGCTTTGGTGACCAGGTCAAGCTCGGTGGACTTGGTTTTGGCAGAACATCTGCCTTCGAGACTGTGTATTAACCGCCCAGCCCGACGGGCAAGAACCCTGGCAAATTGGAGATATTCGTTCATCATATAAAGTTATTTTAATAATACCCTCTTAGGGCCGGACTGTCAAAACAATCTTATTACCCGTCTTCGCCATATTAAACCACTAAGTGCACTAAGAACACTGATTGTTTCATTAATATACCACGAAAACTCGAAATAACCAAAACACAAAATTTAGTGTTTTCTTACTTTCGTGCCTTCGTGGTAAGATTGAAAATCAGTGATTTCAGTGTTCTCAGTGGTTGTATTTTAAGTATTAGGTTTTAACCGGCTGTTGAGCTGTTTTGCCTTGTCTTTGATAGCCTCTAAATCATCAAAACCAACGCCGGGCATACGGCAGGAGTAAACCGATTTGTTGTGCAGGAGCGGTTCGGCAGTTATCTGAGGAAGTTCTTTGGCCGCCTTGAGGAAATCTGGCGTGCCGGGAACCGGGGCGTATTGGGCCATCTTGATTATCCCGCCGCTTTTATGGACGAACTCGATGCTTTGGTCCACTTCCTCGAGCGCCTGGCCGGGCAGTCCCATCAGGACATAAACGCCGACATCAACCGGCTTGAATCCGGATTGGTAAAGATAGCCCAGCGTCCGGGGCAGGTCGGCCGAAGCGGTCTTGCGCGACGAATCTTCCTGCCGACTGACGCTCTCGAACCCGAGCCTGATGGTCTTGAATCCGGCCCGGCATAACTTGCCGGCCAGCTGTTTGTCTATCAAACTTATATGCAACCCGTTGGGCGTATGGAAACGCGCTTTTTGGTTAAGCCCCCGGCTGATGATGCCGTCAATAATCGGTTCGATATGCTTATGGCTGTCGAACAACAGGGCGTCATCGTAAAAGGCGATATCCTCAACGCCCAAATCCGAAATATAATAATTTATTTCATCGATTACCTGACTGGGTTCCCGGCAAGTATAGCCGTCGTTAAGCTCTGCGCTGGCGCAGTATGAACAGCGGAACGGGCATCCGCGCGAGGTAATCATCGCCGCGGATTTCAATCCCGGATAAAGATGATAGGCCGGATAGGATTCTGTATTTGGAGTATTGGATACGGGATTTATTCCGATTGTCTTAACTAATTCCAGGACCTGCTCCTCGCCCGGCCCGGTGATGACATAATCAGCCCCGGAGTTCCGGCGGGCGTGTTCGGCGCAGAGCGTGGCATATACCCCGCCCAAAGCTATGGGCGATTTCGGATAGGCTTTCCGGATAACAGCGATGATCTCAGCCACGCCGGTGTACCAGTAGGTCATCATCGAGGTGACCAGAACCAGGTCCGGTTCGGACGGCAATGCCTTGAGCCGGCCGGCTAATTCCGCGGGCGTGATGCCGTAACGTTTGTACTTGCGCGGTATCCCGGAAAAACAGTCCGGCTTGGCGATTACCTGGCTCCGGAAATGGCCGCAGTTATACGGGCCGGAAGACTCTACGCCCTCGGCCAGGCAATCAATCAGGCTGATTGGGTAACCGCGCTGCTCCAGGAATCCGCCCAGATACAAAAGGCCAAGCGGCTTCATCCACAGGTCATAGGCGGCGAAGTCGTGTATCCAGGGATTGACCAGAAGAATCATAGATTAATCCAAATACAACCACTAAGAACACTGAAATCACTGATTTCAATCTTACCACGAAGGCACGAAAGTAAGAAAGCACTAAATTTCGAGTTTTCGTGGTATATTAATAAAACTTTACCGTGAAATCAGATGAATCAGCGGTTTCTTTTTATGACAAACACCCATAAGGGAGGAACGAACATTATCAGCAGTAATACTGCAGCCAGCCCGATATTTATTGGCTGGCTGAGGATGGCGTATGATTTGTCGATATTAGGCCGGGTCAACTGCCAGACCTGGGGCAGGCTGTTCATTGTTACCAATCTAAGATAGAAGAATATTATCAGGCTCATCACCCTGAGAAACCGCCACTGTTCCAGGTGCTTGGTTATCTGGACCCAGCTGAACTGCCCGTTGGCCGGGATATTGCTCGGCCACAGGCGCGGGATGATGCGCGGCACTTTTTGGCAGTAGGCGTCATAATCCGCTCCGAAACGCTGGCGCAGGAATGTTTCCTCCTTGCGGATGCGCCAGTTGATGACGCCCAAAT
It includes:
- the mutL gene encoding DNA mismatch repair endonuclease MutL; protein product: MDSNRIKVLSQLLADKIAAGEVIERPASVVKELIENSLDAGARSIEVYVEEGGKRVIRITDDGRGILPDDLPLVFKQHSTSKIDTEEDLFAVRTFGFRGEALASIGAIGQVRLVSRTADRTEAYEITASGGQVTEPKPTAGAPGTSITVENIFFNTPARRRFLKSPPVELGHITDAVTRFALSHPEVRFLLKHQDKQLINLPATDDLMERIRQFFGTDTAGQLEYVEYRSEGLSIRAYMSRPEYNRPNSKYQFYYVNRRYIRDRVISRAIGQSYYSLIPSGQYPFVVLFIDIDPSQVDVNAHPTKIEVRFRNAWQLHDRIISTIRGKLVGETQTHQTNDGRPLEGINTIEPGGVIPQESVQSGTMKAMMDFFGGKDVGQPVSSYPDTETSGQENRWTARLPFIQIHNSYIIMEVPDGMAIIDQHALHERLLYTAFMEQFSAGSVLKQRLLLPQSVELTHKQFLLVREAAEYLKDIGLEVEEFGRNTVRILAVPALLTKIDMAEFIKSLLDELADDDISKSDRTKVLDKMVKMMACKAAIKAGDPMSGQEIKALLDLAEKSGYKATCPHGRPAIYKLTKDQIGKFFKR
- a CDS encoding (Fe-S)-binding protein; this translates as MRLDPQVLEQCAKCGQCRSVCPVFAALKDEALVARGRIAFLKEQLPIHSSRSREIINSCLMCLRCEDNCPSLVETGKAFKSGRARAVRQKGLPLPVWLGFNWILPHRWLYDLSIWVMSRIIPIWKFVGATLAVARNKAGARPASTGYARPPLRHLPLALGELTAKIPRLAKKPALDSYLPQSHRGNKPKVAIFVGCAINYIYPEVLGDIIKVLDKMGVYYYIPQDQLCCGLPALLSGDVRTARKLAQHNIKALKDADIVLTACATCGRMLKTEYPLLLATEAQRTQSHPEIMDVMEFCLAENRINYSKPSAPNSTLYHEPCHSTWNNSPEMIRSFLRKETAYRESEADLCCGGGGLFGFKYPELSRRIGQARLDGIVKSNPDVVVTNCPGCMMQLEYLLGSADKGRVKVRHAISVLADTV
- a CDS encoding FAD-binding oxidoreductase, with the protein product MYDKLRKIISAERISRLPEDRLAASYDASKLQHLPDIVVKPLNAAEISDVLKIASEHATPVYPRGAASSVTGSAVPVKGGIVIDLSLMNRIIEINPVNFTAVVEPGVVCADFQKAVSRHGLFYPPDPASADFCTLGGNVACGAGGLRCIKYGTTRDYVLGLEAVLPSGQIIHTGRKTLKRSTGYDLARLFIGSEGTLGIITQIILRLVPKPQSEATFFIFYDNEPAAVKLGLDTLAKRILPRAIEFMDASSLKAVTAYLKDIDFGKSEIRNPKSEIGSGILIELDGDPNDLAGQAKALEELISQSRPGKMLRANGPEEAKSLWAIRKAVSPALYSITAQKASEDICVPRDQITHILAVIKSIESKYGIPIATFGHLGDGNLHVNFLISNEAHKTSLEKALDELFTETVKCGGTLSGEHGIGLTKSRFLALELSAAEIELMKQLKTLFDPKGIMNSGKIFPAETTNAH
- a CDS encoding DUF4272 domain-containing protein — translated: MGLFASIIHLRDVEQNQVIKEIDKRMSESGYRRSELLSIPQSGPSTLPDHKKWMNDGKYYLVSPKQGNWVTIIESPLVTTEPYGSGLANMLSKTLSTYSLALSVHDSDIFFYNLDYKGVPKDGYNSYPQYFEDARLSNAKVKEQRHTPEEFQPILPQGVTMEQLKNILNAGWWNEFDTGSLGNDGAVTGNDEYFGSEENRMTDFGTLLQLGGKVTKYPYAFWDGSEDILWKEFKAIRYLKQKNSCMIFFDNEIQENSTYAQRFFSLCIDFSTFLLLALICTLAPEPYDTISAFTLIVWYIVWHKIFRKTGQTIGTKLMRIRVVPMYGSKLSFIAPFYRIFLSAPQFALFAAYENIDRHEDQSILDKVSHTYTIKLKNKIVSKGTVSTGGDAATQGQKIFTGRNKYRQASIQRLSKFGIKIPGHLPLIENNSELNPRSKDEVIGKICAFGYVIGMGYTDKTDDLIASIDKYKLWPYVSQFQAKCLKNPGSITKQDKTNFMWLAECVYAFAWCLKIVELDCTKTCPDNLADLTVPGHTPDEFMKNKEMRSLEEIQQEADFHYCLHWYEQQCRIDGKKGLVGEGVIWERRRALDWTIGVSNDWDDMPSDT
- a CDS encoding inositol monophosphatase family protein, giving the protein MMNEYLQFARVLARRAGRLIHSLEGRCSAKTKSTELDLVTKADKLSEKLIISAIRKRFPQHQILSEEDAGSIRRYNSEFITHNSSLCWVIDPLDGTTNFSHSFPFYCVSIALVQGQTPLIGAVYSPALDELFSAVKGKGAWLNDGRIKVSKVKRLTSGMLCTGFPYIIRQKPGDNFRNFQRFCLTAQAVRRAGAAALDLCYLAMGRLDGFWERELKPWDTAAGALIAQEAGGKVSDFKGGPFRLFGKREILASNGLIHNEMVRVINRG
- a CDS encoding radical SAM protein yields the protein MILLVNPWIHDFAAYDLWMKPLGLLYLGGFLEQRGYPISLIDCLAEGVESSGPYNCGHFRSQVIAKPDCFSGIPRKYKRYGITPAELAGRLKALPSEPDLVLVTSMMTYWYTGVAEIIAVIRKAYPKSPIALGGVYATLCAEHARRNSGADYVITGPGEEQVLELVKTIGINPVSNTPNTESYPAYHLYPGLKSAAMITSRGCPFRCSYCASAELNDGYTCREPSQVIDEINYYISDLGVEDIAFYDDALLFDSHKHIEPIIDGIISRGLNQKARFHTPNGLHISLIDKQLAGKLCRAGFKTIRLGFESVSRQEDSSRKTASADLPRTLGYLYQSGFKPVDVGVYVLMGLPGQALEEVDQSIEFVHKSGGIIKMAQYAPVPGTPDFLKAAKELPQITAEPLLHNKSVYSCRMPGVGFDDLEAIKDKAKQLNSRLKPNT
- a CDS encoding isoprenylcysteine carboxylmethyltransferase family protein; the protein is MKFKLRTNVRKLFILSLLVWSYPSVTSLVIGGALIFVGQVIHFISSGYLVKQEQLITAGPYRFVRNPFYFANILLDAGLCIISLNIYITVAYMVIFYLGVINWRIRKEETFLRQRFGADYDAYCQKVPRIIPRLWPSNIPANGQFSWVQITKHLEQWRFLRVMSLIIFFYLRLVTMNSLPQVWQLTRPNIDKSYAILSQPINIGLAAVLLLIMFVPPLWVFVIKRNR